A region of Candidatus Neomarinimicrobiota bacterium DNA encodes the following proteins:
- a CDS encoding DUF2892 domain-containing protein: MEKNVGKLDQVLRIVIGIVLLLLGLFFTGGWFAKVLIILGFIGLITGILAKCPLYALFNINTCKVKEEKEKKKAE, encoded by the coding sequence ATGGAAAAAAATGTTGGCAAACTTGATCAAGTATTGAGAATTGTAATAGGTATAGTTTTACTTCTTCTCGGGCTTTTCTTCACTGGCGGATGGTTTGCAAAAGTACTCATAATACTGGGCTTCATAGGACTTATTACAGGTATCCTTGCAAAATGCCCACTGTACGCTTTGTTTAATATTAACACATGTAAAGTAAAAGAAGAAAAAGAAAAAAAGAAAGCCGAATAA
- a CDS encoding zinc ribbon domain-containing protein has translation MPIREFLCINCNHKFEELVFKSDDVSSIKCPRCNSKSLKTLISTFSSPRGTSLSSTNSSSSSSCSACSTRTCSMCGR, from the coding sequence ATGCCTATTAGGGAGTTTTTATGTATAAATTGTAATCATAAATTTGAGGAACTTGTATTTAAATCTGATGATGTATCCTCAATAAAGTGTCCAAGGTGTAATAGCAAATCATTAAAAACTCTTATCTCAACTTTTTCATCACCAAGGGGAACATCATTATCAAGTACAAATAGCAGTTCATCTTCAAGCTGCTCAGCCTGTTCTACACGCACCTGCTCCATGTGCGGGAGATAA
- a CDS encoding MFS transporter encodes MGSDMIYPIWPAFVTQFLGANLTILGFIDGLGEALVSISKSLSGLLSDKIRKRKVFIWTGYLMGLLSRIGYALSKSWIWLIPFKVLDRSGKIRSAPRDALVAEVSVDTNRAKNFGLLRAMDHLGAVVGILLSLLLFKYLGYRKLFLIAAIPTFIAVLLVIFGIKETKKDFIKVKTDFKVKYLSKDYFLFLISSAIFSLGAFSYSFLLILSREKGYATINMPIFYLIFTIAATLFALPSGSLSDKVGRKFVIFIGYIVWILVCLASIYFPRGIGIIILFILYGMHKGILEPVQKAFVSELAPEKYKASAIGLYQMIIGLCALPASMIAGFLWDKFGLIYPFSLSILLTILSVIIVITIKEKRLSAE; translated from the coding sequence ATGGGTTCAGATATGATATACCCTATATGGCCTGCTTTTGTTACTCAATTTCTTGGTGCAAATCTTACAATCCTGGGATTTATTGATGGACTCGGTGAGGCACTTGTTTCTATTTCGAAATCACTTTCAGGGCTTCTTTCTGATAAAATTAGAAAAAGGAAAGTTTTTATATGGACAGGTTATCTGATGGGATTATTATCGAGAATTGGATATGCTTTATCGAAAAGCTGGATTTGGTTAATTCCGTTTAAAGTACTTGATAGATCTGGAAAAATAAGAAGTGCTCCAAGGGATGCACTTGTAGCAGAAGTATCGGTTGATACAAACAGAGCAAAAAACTTCGGACTACTTCGTGCTATGGATCACTTAGGAGCTGTAGTCGGTATTCTTCTAAGTCTTTTACTATTTAAATATTTGGGGTATCGCAAATTATTTCTAATCGCTGCCATTCCAACATTCATAGCCGTTTTACTGGTCATATTTGGTATTAAAGAAACAAAAAAAGATTTTATTAAAGTCAAAACAGATTTCAAGGTGAAATATCTTTCAAAAGATTATTTTTTATTCCTTATATCCTCTGCCATCTTTTCCCTTGGCGCTTTCAGCTATTCATTTCTATTAATTCTTTCCAGAGAAAAAGGATACGCGACTATCAATATGCCCATTTTCTATTTAATTTTTACAATAGCTGCCACTCTATTTGCTCTCCCATCCGGATCACTTTCAGACAAAGTGGGAAGGAAATTTGTAATTTTCATTGGATATATTGTATGGATACTGGTCTGTTTAGCTTCAATCTATTTTCCGAGAGGAATTGGTATAATAATCCTTTTTATTCTCTATGGCATGCACAAAGGAATATTAGAGCCTGTCCAGAAAGCATTTGTGTCTGAGTTAGCACCTGAAAAATACAAAGCCAGCGCCATTGGCTTATATCAAATGATTATCGGACTATGTGCACTACCTGCATCAATGATAGCGGGCTTTTTATGGGATAAATTCGGGCTTATTTATCCGTTCTCACTATCAATTCTATTGACTATATTATCTGTAATAATTGTTATAACAATAAAAGAAAAAAGATTAAGCGCTGAATAA
- a CDS encoding aldo/keto reductase family protein produces the protein MEFRNVGESGLKVSIFGLGGWTTFGDLVKDKKVVRDIIYKAHDYAVNYYDMADVYAFGQAEKLMGEVLKDFPRHTLVLATKVFWPMSEDVNDKGLSRKHIIESIDRSLKRIGTDYVDIYYCHRYDPEVPIEEVLRAMDDLVHQGKILYWGTSMWEFKQIQEAFLLCERYGLYKPIVEQPIYNLIIQDHFEKEVKPAINKYKIGAIVFSPLLSGVLTGKYDDGIPKGSRLEKYEEVRQRHYKEEVIEKVKKFKKIADKVGCTRAQLALAWLKKREGVTSIILGATKVSQLEENLKAYSIELDDSVMKKIDNLFSA, from the coding sequence ATGGAGTTTAGAAATGTTGGTGAAAGTGGATTAAAAGTTAGTATTTTTGGACTTGGTGGGTGGACTACTTTTGGTGATCTTGTAAAAGATAAGAAGGTTGTACGTGATATTATTTATAAAGCACATGATTATGCTGTGAATTATTATGATATGGCTGATGTATACGCTTTTGGGCAAGCGGAGAAATTAATGGGTGAGGTTTTGAAGGATTTCCCCAGGCATACACTTGTCCTGGCTACAAAGGTATTCTGGCCTATGAGTGAGGACGTTAACGATAAAGGATTATCTAGGAAACACATAATTGAATCAATAGATAGAAGTTTGAAACGAATAGGTACAGATTATGTAGATATTTATTATTGTCATAGATATGATCCAGAAGTACCAATTGAAGAAGTATTAAGGGCTATGGATGATTTGGTTCATCAGGGTAAGATTTTATACTGGGGTACAAGTATGTGGGAATTTAAGCAAATACAGGAAGCCTTTTTACTATGTGAAAGATACGGATTATATAAACCTATCGTAGAACAACCAATTTATAATTTGATCATACAGGATCATTTTGAAAAGGAAGTGAAGCCAGCGATAAATAAATATAAAATTGGGGCAATTGTATTTAGCCCTCTTCTTTCAGGTGTGTTGACGGGTAAATATGATGATGGTATACCGAAAGGATCAAGACTTGAGAAATACGAAGAGGTTAGACAGCGACATTATAAAGAAGAAGTTATAGAAAAAGTAAAAAAATTTAAAAAGATAGCTGATAAGGTTGGGTGTACAAGAGCTCAACTTGCTCTTGCCTGGTTGAAGAAAAGAGAGGGTGTTACAAGCATTATCCTTGGAGCGACAAAGGTATCTCAGCTTGAGGAAAATTTGAAAGCATATAGCATAGAGTTGGATGACTCAGTAATGAAGAAAATAGATAATTTATTCAGCGCTTAA
- a CDS encoding NAD(+)/NADH kinase, producing MVIGLFVNPKIENIAFLNDIVSFLNKKNHKVLVSKELGIKDDIEILENEDIIKQAEIIISVGGDGTFLKTARIIGESEKPIVGVHLGGLGFLAEISPGNYREKLEFIFNNQYKIEKRSVLRADVKKENSKSLSLYAYNDFVVDKGDSISMIKIKIYINDEFLNTYRADGLIISTPTGSTAYNLSAGGPIIYPCLEAIVVNPICPHTLTARPLVITDRQKITIKVENLGSTPFLSTDGQIKTPLSRGMEVVIYKADFHLNIIRLPGETFFKTIRAKLNWGKDVRGN from the coding sequence ATGGTTATAGGATTATTTGTAAATCCAAAAATAGAAAATATAGCATTTTTAAATGATATAGTATCATTTTTAAATAAGAAAAATCACAAGGTTTTGGTCTCTAAGGAACTTGGAATTAAAGATGATATAGAAATTCTTGAAAATGAGGATATTATAAAGCAGGCAGAGATAATTATAAGTGTTGGTGGAGATGGGACATTCTTAAAAACAGCTCGTATTATTGGTGAAAGTGAAAAACCAATAGTTGGTGTTCATCTTGGAGGTCTTGGTTTTTTAGCGGAAATTTCACCGGGAAATTACAGGGAAAAACTTGAATTTATATTTAATAATCAATATAAGATTGAGAAGCGTAGTGTTCTAAGGGCCGATGTAAAAAAAGAAAATAGTAAAAGTTTAAGCTTATATGCATACAATGATTTTGTGGTTGATAAAGGCGACAGTATAAGTATGATAAAGATAAAGATTTATATAAATGATGAATTTCTTAATACTTATAGGGCTGATGGTTTGATAATTTCTACACCAACAGGTTCCACGGCTTATAACCTCTCGGCTGGTGGCCCTATTATTTATCCCTGTCTTGAAGCAATAGTGGTAAATCCAATATGTCCCCACACACTTACAGCAAGACCGCTTGTTATTACCGATAGGCAGAAGATTACTATTAAAGTGGAAAATTTGGGAAGTACACCTTTTTTATCAACAGATGGACAAATTAAAACACCATTGAGCCGTGGTATGGAAGTTGTAATTTATAAGGCAGATTTTCATTTGAATATAATAAGGCTACCAGGAGAAACATTCTTCAAGACGATAAGGGCAAAGTTAAACTGGGGTAAGGACGTTCGAGGCAATTAA
- the xseB gene encoding exodeoxyribonuclease VII small subunit, with protein MSKDKFNLEEAIKRLEQIVSELETGGKTLEDAIELFEEGMKLSNMCSEHLSALEKRVQILMKKDNGEYELKDFEE; from the coding sequence ATGTCAAAGGATAAATTTAACTTAGAAGAAGCTATAAAAAGATTAGAACAAATTGTTTCTGAACTTGAAACTGGGGGTAAGACCCTTGAAGACGCTATTGAACTCTTTGAAGAAGGGATGAAATTGTCAAATATGTGTTCGGAACATTTATCAGCTCTTGAAAAAAGGGTGCAAATTCTTATGAAAAAAGATAATGGTGAATATGAGTTAAAAGATTTTGAGGAATAG